The DNA region CACAAGCAACAGGTTTAAATATTGCTAACCCAATGGCTACTGTATTATCAGCTGCTATGATGTTTGAAAACTTCGGATTGATGGAAGAAGGAAAAGCAATGAGAGATGCTGTTAACAAAGCATTAGAAGCAGGTGTTGTTACTGAAGATTTAGCTAACGGTGGTAAAGCTTACGGAACTAAAGAAGTTGGAGATTGGTTAGCAGCTAATATCTAATACCTACCAATTACACATAAAAAAAGGAGACAATTTAACAACTGTCTCCTTTTTTATATCAAGAAAAATAATTTTAGTATCCTCCTCTGTTTCCACGGCTATCACCACCACGGTTGTTTCCATAACTTCCACGAGAATCATTTCTACGGTTGTTATTAAAACTTCTTCTTTCACCTTCTGGTTTTGGTTCTGATTTATTCACTACAATTGTACGACCTTGAACAGACGCTCCGTTCAATTCTTCAATTGCTTTTTGAGCATCAGCATCAACTGGCATCTCAACAAAACCAAACCCCTTACTTCTTCCAGTAAATTTATCAGTAATAATTTTAACAGAATCAACTGCTCCGTAAGCCTCAAAAGACTCTCTTAAATCTGCTTCCTCAATACTGAATGGAAGGCTTCCAACAAAAATGTTCATATATATTTATTTACAATAATTAGAACAAATGTAGTCTTATTTTTTTATAACACACTATAAATAAGCATATTTATATTCTTATTTATTTTTATATAGAGAAAAGAGAATATACTTAATTTACAGTAACAGGCACTTTATAAAAAACACCATATTGAAAATTTAATGTTGGCCCAGCCATTGGATTATCGAAAGTATTAACTAAATTACATTTAAATGTTCCTGAAATTGTTTTCCCAACAGCATCATATTCAGTAATTTCAAGCGCACCATTACCCACATTAAAACCCGAAGAAAATATAATTTTTTCTTTAGTAATTGGATCCGTATATTGATAATTTGCCGTTGTATTGGCATTTGTTCCTATAGTATAAACACCTACTGCCGTAGAACTATTTTCTATGGTCATTACCTCAGTAGCTGTATAGGCCTCAACAACCACCTTCCCACTTGAATATACTGTTGCACGAGTTTGAACAGCTTTCCAAAGGACATTATCTTTCATTCCTTGAAAGGCTGGATTGTTAAACTTAACATCCTCTTGACAAGAAAACAAAGAGAAAAATAAAACTAAAAAAAGGTAAAACTTTTTCATAAAATAAAATTTACAAACAAAAATAAACTATTCGAATTAAAATAACAGAAATGCTTAAAAAAAGAAACAAAAAAATCGCTAAATTATTACATATCAAAATACTAAAATTCTATTTGCTATATTAAAAAATAATGTATCTTTGCAGCCTTAATTAATCGAGGTCGTGTACCTCAAAATTTAATCATAAAGATTATGTCAGTAAAAATTAGATTACAAAGACACGGTAAAAAAGGAAAACCTTTTTACTGGGTTGTAGCAGCAGACGCTCGCTCAAAAAGAGATGGTAGATACTTAGAGAAAATCGGTACTTACAATCCAAACACTAACCCTGCAACTATCGACTTAAACCTTGATAGCGCTGTTAAATGGTTACACAATGGTGCTCAGCCAACTGACACTGCAAGAGCTATCCTTTCTTACAAAGGAGCTTTATTAAAACACCACCTTGATGGAGGAGTTCGTAAAGGAGCTTTGACACAAGAACAAGCTGACGCTAAATTAACTGAATGGTTAGAAGCTAAAGCTGGAAAAGTTAATGCTAAAAAAGATGGTTTAACAAAAGCGCAAGCTGATGCTAAAGCTAAAGCATTAAAAGCAGAACAAGAAGTAAACGCGAAACGTATCGCTGCTGCTGCTCAAGCTGAAGCTGATGCAATTGCTGCTGCTCAAGCAGAAGAAGCTGCTTCAACTGAAGAAGAGGCTCCAGCTGCTGAAGAAAACAACGAAGAAGCTCAAGCTTAATTTTAATAGCGAAATGCGTAAACAAGATTGTTTCTATTTAGGTAAAATCGCTAAAAAATTTAGTTACAAAGGAGAAGTCCTAATCTATCTAGACACCGACGAACCTGAGTTATACGAAAATTTGGAATCAGTGTTTGTTGACTACAACAAACACTTGGTTCCTTTTTTTATTGAAAGTAGTTCACTACATAAAAATGACTTCCTAAGGGTTCATTTTGAAGATATCAATACCGAAGCTGAGGCCGACAACCTCATAGGAAGTGAATTATACCTTCCATTAAGCATGTTACCAAAACTTAGTGGTAACAAATTTTACTTTCACGAAGTAATAGGTTTTGAAATTGAAGATAAAAGATTAGGCAATGTGGGAGAAATCCAATCCATTAACGATACAACCGCTCAGCCTCTATTTGAAGTCATAAAAGACGGCACCGAAATTTTAATCCCAATGATCGATCATTTCTTAGTAAAAGTAGATCGCGAAAACAAAAAAATCATCATGGATTTGCCTGAAGGATTGATTGAGATGTATCTTTAAAGGAAATTCCAAAAAAAAACTCAAATTCCAAATTCCAAAAATCGTAATAAAAATTACGTCAATTGATTATATTTGGGTTTAGATTGGAAATCGAGATTTAACACTTTATGGAAAACCATTTGATTTAGAAGAAAGAACTTTTTTATTTGATAAAGAATGTAGAATCTATATTCAAAAGCTACCAAAAACAATTTCAAATATTGAAGATGGAAAGCAACTAGTGAGATCCTCTGGTTCAGTTGGAGCTAATTACATCGAAGCAAACGAAAAACTTGGAGAAAAAGATTTGTCTTTTCGGTTAAAAATCACCAGAAAGGAAGCTAAAGAATCTAAATATTGGCTTCGTTTATTACAAGAATCAAATCCAGAATTAAAAGAAAATTCAGAAGCTTTATTATTTGAAATCGAATAATTAAGAAAAATTTTATCGGCAATAACAACTAAAATAAATTCCAATATTTAAATTCCGAATTTCAATAATTAGAATAGGAATTCGAATATTTTAATCTAAATTTGGATTTTCCCAATTCATTTGGAATTTGGAATTTAAAAAATCGGGATTTTACCTTATGTTTTCATTCAAAAAATTCTCTATAGAACAAGACCGTTGTGCTATGAAAGTAGGCACTGACGGTGTTTTACTAGGTGCTTGGACTCCTCTTGAAAACAATCCGTTTAGTATTTTGGATATTGGCACTGGAACCGGAATCATTGCATTGATGTTAGCCCAAAGAAGTCATGCCGAACAAATTGATGCTTTAGAAATTGACGAAGATGCCTACGAACAAGCAACAGACAATTTTGAAAACTCCCCTTGGAATGATCGCTTATTTTGTTTTCATGCCGCTTTAGAAGAATTTGTGGAAGAACCAGAAGACGAGTACGATATTATTGTTTCTAATCCTCCTTTTTTTAGTGAAGATTACAAATCTGACAACAGTAAACGAGACTTGGCACGTTTTCAAGACGCCATGCCATTTGAAGATTTAATTGAAGCAGCCGCTTTATTGCTTTCTGAAAATGGAATTTTCGCAGTAATCATTCCGTTCAAAGAAGAAGAAAAATTCTTGGCATTAGCCGATGAATATGAATTATACCCTTTAAAAATTACCCGCGTAAAAGGCACACCTACTTCTGAGATTAAACGCAGTTTATTGGCTTTCAGCCGAAATGAAAATTCTGAATTTCCTATTGACGAACTCATCATCGAAACTGCTCGCCAACAATACACTCCAGAATACATTGAACTGACGAAGGATTTTTATTTAAAAATGTAAATCATTCAAATCCAATTAGCCATCTTTATTTTAAGAGAATTTTAATTACTTTTTCATGCTTGATTAAAAATCCTTTGTGTAAATTTATAGTATAACTTTTGATTTTACATTAAAAAAGTTCCACCACTATAATACCAATGAGAAACCATGAAACCAGATCTATTTCAAGCACCAGACTATTACAACCTTGATGAACTTTTATTAGAGGAACATAAATTGGTTCGTGACGCTGCTCGCGAATGGGTCAAACGCGAAGTTTCTCCCATCATTGAGGACTATGCCCAAAAAGCCGAATTCCCTACACAAATTATAAAAGGATTAGCCGATATTGGTGCTTTTGGACCTTACATCCCACAAGAATATGGCGGCGCAGGATTAGACCAAATTTCGTATGGCTTGATCATGCAAGAAATAGAAAGAGGTGATTCAGGTGTACGTTCAACAGCATCTGTACAATCATCATTGGTTATGTATCCTATTTGGAAATACGGTAACGAAGAACAACGATTAAAATACTTACCTAAACTGGCTTCTGGAGAATGGATGGGCTGCTTTGGTTTAACCGAACCCAATCACGGCTCCGACCCTGGAGGAATGACTACCAATTTTAAAGACAAGGGTGACCATTATCTCTTAAATGGTGCTAAAATGTGGATTTCAAACGCCCCTTTTGCTGATATTGCTGTCGTATGGGCCAAAAACGAAGAAGGAAGAATTCATGGTTTAATTGTAGAACGTGGCATGGAAGGATTCTCCACTCCCGAAACCCATCACAAATGGTCATTACGCGCTTCGGCAACTGGTGAATTAATTTTTGACAACGTCAAAGTCCCTAAAGAAAACCTACTCCCTAACAAATCTGGATTGGGTGCGCCACTGGGTTGTTTGGATTCGGCTCGTTACGGAATTGCTTGGGGTGCCATTGGTGCGGCAATGGACTGTTATGATACCGCTTTGCGTTATGCCAAAGAAAGAATTCAATTTGGCAAACCCATAGCAGGCATGCAATTACAGCAAAAAAACTAGCCGAAATGATTACTGAAATCACCAAAGCACAATTCTTAACTTGGCGATTAAGCACCTTACGAAATGAAGGCAAGGCAACATCGGCGCAAATATCAATGGCTAAACGCAACAATGTCGACATGGCCATCAACATCGCACGTGAAGCAAGACAAATACTTGGTGCTATGGGAATCACTGGAGATTATTCTGTAATGAGACACATAATGAACCTGGAATCGGTCATTACTTATGAAGGAACCCATGATATCCATTTACTGATAACAGGAATGGACATCACGGGTATTTCAGCTTTTAAATAAGACAATGAGAAAAGACTCCATTAAACAAAAATTATTAAAAAAACTTAAAACCAAAAAAGGATTGAAATCGTAATTAACAAGAAGAAACAATTATTAAAGTATTGATAAAATTGATAGCAAATTTCACTGAAAACTTATAGCTTTTTTATCTTTACACAAAATTATTACACGATGAATATTCAGCATATTAATAAAAGTATTGAGACCCAAAAAAACGTATTACTCCAACATTCACTTTACAGCAAAGTAAAAACGATAGAGGATTTACACACCTTTCTAGAAAGCCATGTGTATGCTGTTTGGGACTTTATGTCTTTATTAAAAGCTTTACAAGAAAGACTAACATGCACTAGCACACCATGGTTTGCAACTAAAAATCCAGAAACAAGATATTTAATTAACGAAATTGTTTTAGCCGAGGAAAGTGATTTGGCGCTGGACGGAAGACATCAAAGTCATTACGAAATGTACATCGAAGCAATGGAG from Flavobacterium nitratireducens includes:
- a CDS encoding DUF6252 family protein, which translates into the protein MKKFYLFLVLFFSLFSCQEDVKFNNPAFQGMKDNVLWKAVQTRATVYSSGKVVVEAYTATEVMTIENSSTAVGVYTIGTNANTTANYQYTDPITKEKIIFSSGFNVGNGALEITEYDAVGKTISGTFKCNLVNTFDNPMAGPTLNFQYGVFYKVPVTVN
- a CDS encoding four helix bundle protein yields the protein MGNRDLTLYGKPFDLEERTFLFDKECRIYIQKLPKTISNIEDGKQLVRSSGSVGANYIEANEKLGEKDLSFRLKITRKEAKESKYWLRLLQESNPELKENSEALLFEIE
- a CDS encoding RNA recognition motif domain-containing protein — encoded protein: MNIFVGSLPFSIEEADLRESFEAYGAVDSVKIITDKFTGRSKGFGFVEMPVDADAQKAIEELNGASVQGRTIVVNKSEPKPEGERRSFNNNRRNDSRGSYGNNRGGDSRGNRGGY
- a CDS encoding tRNA1(Val) (adenine(37)-N6)-methyltransferase, producing the protein MFSFKKFSIEQDRCAMKVGTDGVLLGAWTPLENNPFSILDIGTGTGIIALMLAQRSHAEQIDALEIDEDAYEQATDNFENSPWNDRLFCFHAALEEFVEEPEDEYDIIVSNPPFFSEDYKSDNSKRDLARFQDAMPFEDLIEAAALLLSENGIFAVIIPFKEEEKFLALADEYELYPLKITRVKGTPTSEIKRSLLAFSRNENSEFPIDELIIETARQQYTPEYIELTKDFYLKM
- the rimM gene encoding ribosome maturation factor RimM (Essential for efficient processing of 16S rRNA), with amino-acid sequence MRKQDCFYLGKIAKKFSYKGEVLIYLDTDEPELYENLESVFVDYNKHLVPFFIESSSLHKNDFLRVHFEDINTEAEADNLIGSELYLPLSMLPKLSGNKFYFHEVIGFEIEDKRLGNVGEIQSINDTTAQPLFEVIKDGTEILIPMIDHFLVKVDRENKKIIMDLPEGLIEMYL
- a CDS encoding 30S ribosomal protein S16 — encoded protein: MSVKIRLQRHGKKGKPFYWVVAADARSKRDGRYLEKIGTYNPNTNPATIDLNLDSAVKWLHNGAQPTDTARAILSYKGALLKHHLDGGVRKGALTQEQADAKLTEWLEAKAGKVNAKKDGLTKAQADAKAKALKAEQEVNAKRIAAAAQAEADAIAAAQAEEAASTEEEAPAAEENNEEAQA